The Aggregatilinea lenta genome includes a region encoding these proteins:
- a CDS encoding glycosyltransferase — MGEASSQTNSRTSKVKKVLMIAYVFPPFFSVGGSIRVVKFIKYLPGLGWLPRVLTIDDRHEYDTQRKQGSETLFPDIPDEVMIYRTSAGEPSVEFLERGRHAREKSKIAALAINTLRGMRNFARKYLLMPDEYLAWLPIAVRSGRNVIRRDNIDVIFATVPPHSVTLTASLLRWLTRKPLVLDYRDDWIDTPWFKNKPWFKRFIERRLEWWVVRSASRVILVTEYSRDEFIRRYPRQSKDKFVFIPNGVDLVDFSAAKDIPTGHAPGEDFTVVHAGLLSVAGGWHRNPRPLFTALKNLQVQHPELQGKLKMVFTGRLPETYQEMVREMGLSDTVQEVGHLPQPEFIKLLKGSDLLLTINYDGFATLIPGKIYEYWAIGGPSILLLSVPGAASELLDKYGLGLTASQHDADAIADAIYQVYQRREAGEPMHASLDGIEQYDRRTLAEKLAATLDTLS; from the coding sequence ATGGGCGAGGCAAGCTCCCAGACCAATTCCCGGACCAGTAAAGTCAAAAAGGTCCTCATGATTGCGTACGTCTTTCCGCCGTTCTTCTCGGTGGGCGGATCGATTCGCGTGGTGAAGTTCATCAAGTACCTGCCGGGCCTGGGATGGCTGCCACGCGTGCTCACCATCGATGACCGGCACGAATATGACACGCAGCGCAAGCAGGGCAGCGAGACACTGTTCCCCGACATCCCCGACGAGGTGATGATCTACCGTACGTCTGCCGGGGAGCCGTCGGTCGAGTTCCTGGAGCGAGGCCGCCATGCGCGCGAAAAGAGCAAGATCGCCGCATTGGCGATCAATACGCTGCGTGGCATGCGCAACTTCGCCCGCAAATACCTGCTGATGCCCGACGAATATCTGGCCTGGCTGCCGATCGCCGTGCGCTCCGGGCGCAACGTCATCCGGCGGGACAACATCGACGTGATCTTCGCCACCGTGCCGCCGCACTCGGTCACGCTGACGGCGTCGCTGCTGCGCTGGCTGACGCGCAAACCGCTGGTCCTCGACTACCGCGATGACTGGATCGATACGCCGTGGTTCAAGAACAAGCCGTGGTTCAAGCGTTTCATCGAGCGGCGGCTGGAATGGTGGGTGGTCAGGTCCGCCAGCCGGGTGATCCTGGTCACCGAGTACAGCCGCGACGAGTTCATCCGGCGCTACCCGCGCCAGTCGAAGGATAAGTTCGTCTTTATCCCCAACGGCGTCGATCTGGTCGACTTTAGCGCGGCGAAGGACATCCCCACCGGTCACGCGCCCGGCGAGGACTTCACCGTCGTACATGCCGGGCTGCTCAGCGTCGCCGGGGGCTGGCACCGCAATCCGCGTCCGCTGTTCACTGCGCTGAAGAACCTGCAAGTCCAGCATCCTGAGCTACAGGGCAAGCTGAAGATGGTCTTCACCGGACGCCTGCCGGAAACCTATCAGGAGATGGTGCGCGAGATGGGCCTGTCGGACACGGTGCAGGAAGTCGGGCACCTGCCGCAGCCGGAATTCATCAAGCTGCTGAAAGGCTCGGATCTGCTGCTGACCATCAATTACGACGGCTTTGCGACGCTCATCCCCGGGAAGATCTACGAGTACTGGGCCATCGGCGGCCCGTCGATCCTGCTGCTGAGCGTCCCCGGCGCGGCGTCCGAGCTGCTCGACAAGTACGGGCTGGGTCTGACGGCCTCGCAGCACGACGCCGACGCCATTGCCGACGCAATTTATCAGGTGTACCAACGTCGCGAGGCGGGCGAGCCTATGCACGCCAGCCTCGACGGCATCGAACAATATGACCGGCGCACGCTGGCTGAAAAGCTGGCCGCCACACTGGACACGCTGAGCTAG